The stretch of DNA GGCCGTGGGCCTCCGTGGTGCTGGTGTCGCGATTCCTCGCCGACCTGAGCGTCGCGAGCTTCAACGTGGCCTGGCTCGCCGTCCGTCCGAAGGCGCCGCCGCCCAGCGCAGTGCTGCGGATCGACCTCGTCAGCCACTCCGAGCTGCGGCAGACCCTCACCGGCGAGCTGGTCTCCCTGGTTCCGGGCTCGCTGCTCATCGAGCTCGACTCCGAGGGTCGGCGGATGTGGCTGCACGTGCTGGACGCCGGCAGCCCGGAGCGCATCGAGACCGCCCGCCGCAAGGCCCGGCTGCAGGAGCACCGCCTGCTCAAGGCCATCGGCACCGAGGCCGAGATCAGCGAGAGCGAACGCCGACTCCTCGAGGAGCACGCATGAACTTCGTCGGAATCGTCTGTGCCGTCCTGCTGGGCCTCACGGGCCTGCTGTGCCTGGTCCGCATCGTCCGCGGCCCCACCATGCTCGACCGCACCGTCGCGTCGGACGTGTTCGTGGCGGCGTGCGTCGGCGCGATCGGCGTCGAGGCGGCGATCGGGCGCCACAACACCACCCTGCCGATCCTCGTGGCCCTGGCCCTCGTGGCGTTCCTCGGCTCGGTCAGCATCGCGCGCTACGCCGCGCAGGCGTCGGGCGGGGGGCAGTGATGGACTGGACCCTCGTCGCCGACGTCCTCTCCGGCACGTTCCTGATCCTGGGCGCCTCGTTCGCGCTGGTCGCCGCCATCGGCGTGGTGCGCTTCCCCGACGTGCTCACCCGCATGCACGCGGCCACGAAGCCCCAGACCTTCGGGCTGCTGCTCATCCTGGCCGGGCTGGCCCTGCGGATCGAGAGTCTGGGCGATCTCACCCTCGTCGCGGTCGTGGCGCTGTTCCAGCTGCTGACCGCCCCGGTGTCGGCGCACATGGTCGGACGTGCCGCCTTCCGGGCCGATCAGGTCGACCGCGAGGCCCTGGTCGTCGACGAGGGCGATTGACGCTGGGCAGCGGCCCTTCCGACCCCTAGAGTGCGGGCATGATCCGATTGCTCATCCGCGCGGCCATCAACCTCGTTTCCGCTGCCGTCGGCGTGCTGGTCGCCAATGCCGTGCTGGACGACCTCGAGGTCACCGCCTCGGGCTTCATCATCACCGTCGTGATCTTCGCCCTGGCCCAGGCGATCCTGTCGCCGTTCATCCTCGTCGTCGTGAAGCGCAATGCCGAGGCCTTCCTCGGCGGCGTGGGCATCGTCTCCACGCTCGTGGCGCTGTGGATCGCCAGCCTCTTCGGCGACGCCCTCACCATCTCGGGCCTCAGCACCTGGCTCATCGCCGCTGTGATCGTGTGGCTCGCCGCCGCGCTGGCGTCGTTCCTGCTGCCGTTCATCCTGCTCAAGGCCGGGGTGGAGAACGCCCGCGACCGCAGGGCCTGAGGCTCAGTCGGCGAGGTCGACCACGACGGGTGCGTGATCGCTGGCGCCCTTGCCCTTGCGCTCCTCGCGGTCGATGAACGCACCCTCAACGCGCGCGGCCAGGGCCGGCGACCCGAGCACGAAGTCGATCCGCATGCCCTTCTTCTTCGGGAAGCTCAGCTGCGTGTAGTCCCAGTACGTGTAGACGCCCGGGCCGGGGGTGTGCGGCCGGACCACGTCGGCATAGCCGGTGTCGACGATCGCCGCGAACGCGGCGCGCTCGGCGGGCGACACGTGGGTGCGCCCCTCGAAGACGGCCATGTCCCACACGTCGTCGTCCTGCGGCGCGATGTTCCAGTCGCCCGTCAGCGCGATCTGGGCGTCGGGGTCCTTGGCCAGCCACGCCTCGCCGGAGGCGCGCAGCCGCGCCAGCCAGTCGAGCTTGTAGGCGTAGTGGGCGTGGTCGAGGTCGCGCCCGTTGGGCACGTACAGGCTCCACATCCGCACGCCACCGCACGTGGCGCCGATGGCGCGCGGCTCGAGCAGGTCCTCGAACATCGGCTGGTCGACGCCGAACGAGCGCTCGACGTCCTCCAGGCCGACGCGCGAGATGATCGCGACGCCGTTCCACTGGTTGACGCCGACGTGCGCGTACTCGTAGCCCAGCGCACTCAGCTCGAGGGCCGGGAACTGGTCCTCACGGCACTTCGTCTCCTGGATCGCCAGGACGTCGACGTCATGGCGTTCGAGCCAGCTGACGACGCGACCGATGCGGCTGCGGACGGAGTTGACGTTCCACGTCGCGATCCGCATCAGAAGTCGACTCGCAGGGGGTAGGAGGAGTTTCCGTCGGCGGGGGTGTTCACGCCCAGGACGTGGGTCAACTGGATCTCGTTCCTCTCGAAGGCCAACCTCGATCCTGCCATGTAGAGACCCCACACCTTGGCCCGGCCCGGGGTGACCTCGTCGAGCGCCTCGTCCCAGTGATCCACCAGGTTCTGGCACCACGCCTTGAGCGTCAGCGCGTAGTGGTCGCGCAGGTCCTCCAGGTGGCGCACCTCGAATCCGGCGTCCTGCATCGCCGTGACGATGGTGCCCGCTCCCGTCAGCTCGCCGTCGGGGAACACGTACCGGTCGATGAACTGCCCCGCGTTGGCCGGGCCCGTGTTGTCGCGGCGCGTGATGCAGTGGTTGAGCATGCGGCCGTCGACCTTGACCCTGCTGCGGGCGAAGTCGAAGTAGGCGGCGTAGTTCCTCACGCCGATGTGCTCGGTGAGGCCGATCGAGCTGATGGCGTCGAACCCGGTCTCGGTGACGTCGCGGTAGTCGCTGTGGCGCACCTCGGCCAGGCCGGACAGGCCCTCGCGCTCGATCGCGGCCCCCGCCCAGGCGGCCTGCTCGCGCGAGAGCGTGACGCCGAGCGCGCGGACGCCGTAGTGCTGGGCGGCGTGGCGGACCATGCCGCCCCAGCCGCAGCCCAGGTCGAGCAGGCGGTCGCCGGCCTTGAGGTCGAGCTTGCGGCAGATCAGGTCGTACTTCTCGCTCTGGGCCTCCTCCAGACTGGCATCGGCCTTCGGGAACACCGCGCACGTGTAGGTCATCGACGGACCGAGCACCAGCTCGTAGAAGCGGTTCGAGACGTCGTAGTGGTGCTCGATGGCCTCGGCGTCGCGCGTCTTGGAGTGCCGCAGCCCCTCGAGGGCCCGGCGCCACTTCGGCAGGTGCTCCTCCGTGGGCGGCGTGGGCGGCTTGAGGTTCCCCAGGCCGAGGCTGCGGACGATCCGCACCATCTCCGGTGCGCTCGGCACCCGGAACCGCAGGCGGCTCATGAGCGCGACCATGATGTCGTAGGGATCGCCGGGATGGACGCCGTCGATCTCGAGGTCACCCGAGACGTAGGCGCGGGCGAACCCGAGGTCGCCCGGGGCGGTCATGAGGTAGGCCAGCCCTCGCTCGTTCAGCAGGCGCAGGCGCAGGAGGGAGTCCTCGGGGCCCAGCGAGCTGCCGTCGAACGCCTCGAACCGGATCGGCATGCCATCACGCAGCAGCCGGTCGAATGCCTGAGCGATCGTGAGTCGCGTCTCGGATGCGATGCTCATGAGTTCCTCACCGCCTTGTCGTACAGAGTGTGGAGTCGGGCCTGCGGGTCGTACTGGTCGCGCACGCGGTCGAGGCCCGCGGTGTCGTAGAGGGAGTCGAAGGTCTGCCGGTCGTAGAACGCCTCGGAGTACAGCGACTTGTGGCCGCCGAGCCGGTGCACCTCGGCCTCGACGCGGCGGTTGACCGTGCCGGGCGCGGTGCCGGCCGGGACGACGACCGTGCCCCAGAAGCCGACGTTCACGTAGACCTCGCCGGGCGCCAGCGGGTAGGTGGGCCAGGCGCGGCGGGTGCGCAGCGGGCACAGCCAGACGGGACGCATCCCGACCTCGCGGTCGAACCACGTCAGGAAGTCGTCGAGCCGCTCGAGCGGGACCTCGATGTCCTGGATGACGCGCTCGCGGCCGGGGACGGCCCTGACCTTGTCGAGCAGTCGGCTGATGCCCACCTTCGAGTCGAGCCCGACGATGCGGTGGTAGACGTCGCTGCGGCGCCAGCGGCGCGGCCAGACCCGGCGGACGAGCGGGTGCTGCGCACCGAACGCGCCCGAGCACCAGAACCAGTCGGTGTCCCAGCGCCACAGGTAGTCGTGGATCGTGAGGACGTCGTCGGCGCGCTCGCGGATCGAGCGGTAGAAGACGTCCTGGCCGGTGTAGTCACTGGTGGCCCCGGCGCCGTCGGTGAACTGCGCCAGCGTCAGGTAGACCTCGTCGGGCGTGAACGCGGTGCCGTCGACCGCATCGACCGCCACGCCGTCCCACGTGCCCGCGTCGGCGATCTCGGCGATGGCCTTGGCGGCGTCGACGACGGACGCGAACCGGACGTGCCGCAGCCGCACCTGGGCGGGGGCGGGCTCCAGGGCGATCCGCAGCCGCACCGCGTAGCCGAGGCTGCCGTAGGAGTTGGGGAACGCGGCGAACAGCTCTGCGTGCTCGTTGTCGGGCGTGGCCGTGACGATCTCGCCCGAGCCGGTGAGGACGTCCATCTCGAGCACCGCCTCGTGGGGCAGGCCCAGCCGCAGCGACGTGGACTCGATGCCCAGCCCGGTGACCGCTCCGCCGAGGGTGATGGTGCGCAGCTGTGGCACCACCGTGGGCATCAGGCCGTGGGCCAGCGTCTCGTCGACGAGGCGCTCGTAGGTGCACATGCCCTGGACGTCGACGGTGTGGGCCACCGGGTCGATCGCGATGACGCCGTCGAGGCCCGACACGTCGAGGCCCGGACCGTCGGGACGCGAGCGCGGCCGGAAGAGGTTCGACGTGCGCTTCGCGAGGCGGACCGGCTGGTCGGGCGGGATCGCGTCCCACGAGGCGCGGAGTGCGGCGACGGCGTTCGCGTGCTTCGTCCACCCTCGCATGCAAGCAGGCTAGCGCTGCGGACCGACGAGCCGCCAGACCAAGATCTCGGCGCCCTCCCCGGCGAGTCGGAGCGTCGTCGCGCCGTCGACACGCAGCTCGTCACCGGACTCGAGGAGGGTGCCGTCGACCGTGGCCGGGCCACGGGCGACGTGCAGCAGCGCGCCGTCGGCGACGACGACCTCGATCGGGTCCTCGGCGGGACGCGCCACGAGCAGCCGGGCGTCGGCGTGGACGGGCACGGTCTCGTGCAGTCCCGGGCCGTCGGGGACCTGCACCTGCGCATACTCGGGAGCGTCCCAGTTGCGGCTGCGCAGCATCATCTGGACGAACCGCAGCGGCGCGGAGTCGCTCGCGTTGCGCTCGGCATGGGTGACGCCCGAGCCCGCGCTGAGCCGCTGGGCCAGGCCCGGGGCGACCTCGCCGCGCTGTCCCGTGGAGTCCTCGTGGGCGAGCACCCCGTCGAGGACCCACGTGACGATGTCGGCGTCGGCGTGGTGGTGCTCGTCGTAGCCGGCGCCCGGCGCGAGCCGCTCCTCGTTGATCGCGACGATCGGGCCGAAGGCGACGTTCGCGGCGTCGTAGTGCCTGCCGTAGGAGAACGAGTGGAGCGTCTCGGTGCCGTCGGCGACGGTGCGGTAGCGCTCGGCGGCCCGCCGGACGACGCGCTCAGGCATAGCCGAGCTCGTGCAGGCGGGCGTCGTCGATGCCGAAGAAGTGCGCGATCTCGTGGACCACGGTGATGCGGACCTCCTCGACCACGTCCTCCTCCGTGTCGCAGATCGCGAGCGTGGGGTGGCGGTAGACGAAGATGCGGTCGGGAACGACGCCCGCGTACGTGGAGTCGCGCTCGGTCAGCGGGATGCCGTCGTAGAGGCCCAGCAGGTGGGGGTCGTGCGGCGGCGCGTCGTCCTCGATGAACAGCACCACGTTGTCGAGCAGGTCGGCCAGCTCGGCCGGCACCTCGGCCAGCGCGGCGGTCACCAGCTGCTCGAACCGGTCCGCGTCGAGGTCGATCACGCCCCGAGTCTAGGGGCGCCCCCGCAGCGCTGGCAGTGACGTTCGCGGGGGCGACACGCCGGTGTGAGCCCCTGAAACGTCACGCCCACCGCGTCGGACCGGGGCGACGGGTTGCCCTATGCTGGTCTGGTTGTCCGGCCCCCTTCGTCTAGCGGCCTAGGACGCCGCCCTTTCAAGGCGGTAGCGCGGGTTCGAATCCCGTAGGGGGTACTTCCGACGCACCGTCCCCGACCCGATCTGCCGCCATGCCTTCACGCACCTTGCCTCCCGCTGCGCCCGCGGAAGAGGAGTCCCCCCGCCTGCACTGGGCCGCCATGACCTTCACGATCCTCGTGATGATCGGCGCCGCCGTCGTCGGGCTCACCGCGGACGACCACTTCACCCGGCTGACGATGGCCGCGAGCGTCGTCGGGTGCATCGCCCTGTGGCAGACCTTGCGCGACCCGGTGGTGCTGACGGGCCTCACGATCGTGATCCTGGGTGCCGTCCTGGGCTGGGGCCTGGACTTCTACGACCGCATCTGGTGGTACGACGACTTCGCGCACTTCACCTTCTCGCTCGTGAGCACGATGGGGATCGCCCGGCTCGTCCTGCACCGCTACCGTGCCGACACGGCCGCGCTGCTGCTGGTCGCGCTGTGGCTGTCGTGGCTCGGCATCGGCTCGCTGTGGGAGATCGGCGAGTGGGCCTCGGACCAGCTGCAGTCGACCCACCACTCGCGCGGCTACGCCGACACGATGCTCGACATGATCCTCAACTCCACCGGGTCGGCGCTCGGCATCGCGATCTACTGGCGCTGGCTGCGCACCCCGGCCGACGTCGTGAGCGTCACCGCCCCGGAGCCCCAGCCGCGCTAGGTTCGAGGGGACCCGACCTGCGGAAGGCCCGACCATGAGCTTCGACACTCCCCGCGGAACCCGCGGCAGGAAGAGCACGAGCAACCCCGTCGTCCGTTTGGTCAACCGGTTCATGGTGCGCCGGGCTCGGCGATCGGGGTCCGCGAAGCTCGGCCCGATGAGGATCCTTGCGCTGACCACGGTCGGCGCGAAGAGCGGCGAGAGGCGCGAGGTGCCCGTCGCGTGGTTCCCGGGTGGCGACGGCTCGTGGCTCGTCGTGGCCTCGGCGAACGGTGCCGCCAGGAACCCCGCGTGGTACCACAACATCGCCGCGCACCCGGATGACGTGACGATCGAGATCGGCGACCGGCGGATCGCGGTCGCGGCCGAGCAGCTGCACGGGCAGGACCGCGCCGACGCCCTGGCCTCGATCATCTCCTCGGCGCCGAACTTCGCCTCGTACAACGACAAGACGGATCGCGAGATCCCCGTCATCCGGCTCACCGAGCGCCCCGCCCGGCAGGACTGAGGCGCTCGGCGAGGCGTCAGGCGCCGGCGGCGTCGATCACGTAGCGGCCGCGCACCTGGCCCGCGAGGATCTTCTCGCTGAGCTCGGGCAGGTCGGTGAACGCGGCGTCGACGGCCACCTCACGCAGGTCGTCCGCCGTGAAGAGCTCGTCGAGGCGCGCCCAGGCCTGGGCCCGAGCCTCCGGCGTGGCGTGGACGCTGTCGACGCCCAGCAGCGCGACGTTGCGCAGGATGAACGGCATCACCGTGGCGGGCAGCCCGTGACCGCCGGCCAGGCCGCACGCGGCCACCGACCCGCCGTACGAGATCTGCGACAGCACGTTCGCCAGCGTCGTGCCGCCGACGCTGTCGACCGCGGCGGCCCAGCGCTCCTTCGCGAGCGGGCGCGGCTCGCCCGAGAGCTCGTCGCGCGCGATGATCTGCGCGGCGCCCAGGCTCGTCAGGTACGGGTGCTCGCTGTCCTTGCCGGTGGCCGCGTGGACCTCGTACCCGAGGCGGGACAGGATCGACACCGCGAAGCTGCCGACGCCGCCGGTCGCGCCGGTGACCAGAACCGGACCGTCCTCGGGCTTCACGCCGGCCGCCTCGAGCCGCAGCACGCACAGCATGGCCGTCAGGCCGCCCGTGCCGACGGCCATCGCGCCCCACGGCCCGAGCCGCTCGGGCGCCGCCACGACCGACTCCGCCTCGACGCGCTGGTACTGCGAGTAGCCGCCCGGGCGGGTCTCTGACAGCTCGGCGCCGGTCAGCACGACCTGGTCGCCCTCGGCGAATCCACCGCCGGCCTCGACGACCTCGCCGGCCAGGTCGATGCCGCACGTCAGCGGAAACGTCCGGACGACGCCCGGCTTGCCGAGCATCGCCAGGCCGTCCTTGTAGTTGAGCGACGAGTGGGTGACCCGCACGAGCAGGTCGCCCTCGCCGAGGTCGTCCCGGCTCAGCGTCACGAGCTCGGCGGGCTGCTTCGGCGCGGTGACCTGGTAGGCCTGGAAGGTGGTCTCGGGCATCGGGATGTCTCCTGGGGCGAACGACGGCGTGGACGGTGAGGACGGAACTGCTTCCCGTCCCACACTGGCAGGCTCGCGGCGTCCTCGCGCAGTGGGCTCGGTTCCTGGCCGCCGCCGGTCCATGATGAGTGCACGCTGCTCGGGCGCAGCGCTCACCGACGGAGGTCCCCATGGAGCAGGAGGCAGCGACTTCGCTGTTCTGGATCAGCCTCGCGATGGTCGCCGCGCCGCTGCTGGCCCGGCTCGTCCGCGGTCGCCTGGTGCCCGAGGTCGTCCTGCTGCTGGGCCTGGGACTGGTGATCGGCCCCTTCGCCCTGGACCTGGCCGGGATGGACCCGGCGATCGGCATGCTGCGCGAGCTCGGCCTGGCGATGCTGTTCCTGCTCGCCGGCTACGAGATCGACATCGCGGAGCTCACCGGTGGCGCAGGTCGCCGCGCCATGCTCACGTGGTGCCTCTGCCTGGCCCTGGCCTTCGGCGCCGTGGCACTGCTGCTCGGCAATCGCGGCTCCGGGGAGAAAGACATTGCGCTGGCGATCGCCCTCACGTCGACGGCCCTGGGCACGCTGCTGCCGATCCTGCGTGACGGGGGGATGCTCTCGACCCCGGTCGGCGCGTCGGTGCTGCGTCACGGCGCGTTCGGCGAGCTGGGTCCGATCGTCGCCATCGCGCTGGCGCTCGGTGCCCGCGGCTCGGTGGCGTCGCTCGTGGTCCTCACCGTGTTCGTGGCCATCGTGGGCTTGCTGGCGGTCGTCGTGCGGCGACTGCGCGTCGGCGAGAGCCGTCTGCGCGCAGCGCTCCAGGAGGGCGCCGAGACCACGTCCCAGCTGCCGATCCGCCTGACAATGCTGCTGCTCGTGTCGCTGGGGGCCGTAGCCGTCGCGTTCGAGCTCGACATCGTCCTGGCCGCCTTCGCCGCCGGCTTCCTGCTGCGCTTCGCGATCCCGGAGGGGTGGGAGCTCATCGAGCACAAGCTCGACGGGATCGCGTACGGATTCCTCATCCCGATCTTCTTCGTCACCTCCGGGATGGCGATCGACCCGGGTGCGATCGTGGCGGCTCCCGCGACGTTCGCGACGGTGATCGCGCTGATCCTGCTCGTCCGCGGCGTTCCCGTCTTCCTCGCCTCGCGGTTCACGGGTCCCGCCGACGAGCGCTTCGGGAACCGCGACGCGCTCTCGATCGGCTTCTACGCCGCCACCGGCCTGCCCATCATCGTGGCCGTGACCTCGGTGGCGGTCGATCGGGACCTCATGTCCACGGCCGACGCCTCGCTGCTGGTCGCTGCCGGTGCCGTCACCGTCCTGGTCTGCCCGTTGCTCGCCCGGCTCGTCGGTGCACCGCGCGTGACCGCCCCCGAGGAGCCGGGTCGCTAGGGTCGGATCGTGCCCGCCGGACGCTTCGCACCCTCGCCTTCGGGCGACCTGCACCTGGGGAACCTGCGCACGGCGATCCTCGCGTGGTGGTTCGCCCGGTCGACCGGCCGGCCGTTCCTGGTGCGCGTCGAGGACCTCGACCGGCAGCGCTCACGTCCGGAGTTCGAGGCCAGCCAGCTGGCAGACCTCGCGGCGCTGGGCCTCGCGTGGGAGGAGCCGGTCGTGCGGCAGTCCGAGCGCGACCCGCTGTACGCCGCGGCGCTCGAGCGGCTGACCGCGGAGGGCCTGACCTTCGAATGCTTCTGCACCCGGCGCGAGATCGCGGAGGCCGTCAGCGCCCCGCACGCGCCACCCGGCTCCTACCCCGGGACGTGCCGCGACCTCGACGAGGCCGAGCGTGCAGCGCGCCGCGCGGAGCGCGCGCCGGCCCTGCGGCTGCGCGCCCGCGAGCGCGCGTGGACGATCCGGGACGCGCTCCACGGCGACGTCACCGGGCACGTGGACGACCTCGTGCTGCGCCGTGGCGACGGCGCCCATGCCTACAACCTCGCGGTGGTCGTCGACGACGCGGACCAGGGCGTCGACCAGGTCGTGCGCGGCGACGACCTGCTGCACGCCGCCCCGGCGCAGGCGTACCTCACCCACGAGCTGGGAGTCGCGCCGCCCACCTACGCGCACGTGTCCCTCGCCCTCAACGCCGAGGGCCGGCGGCTGGCGAAGCGCGACGGCCCCGTGACCCTGCGCGACCTCTCCCCCGAGCGGGCGTGGGACCTCATCGGCGCCTCCCTCGGGGTCGGTGCGACGTCGCCCGAGGCGCTGCTCGACGAGCTCGACCTCGCATCCCTGCCGCGGGAGCCGTGGGTCGTCTCGCTGTGAGGGACCCCGTTTTGGAGACTCGAAGAACCGTCGGGTAGGCTTGCGGTCGCGGTTCAACCGCACAGCATGAGGCCCCGTGGCGCAGTTGGTTAGCGCGCCGCCCTGTCACGGCGGAGGTCGCGGGTTCGAGTCCCGTCGGGGTCGCCAGTGCTGAGAGCCCCGCCCGAATGGGCGGGGCGCTCGTCATTCCCGCACCCGTGCTCAGCCGGGCTGACCGAACACCTCGGCCTCCAGCGCGGCGAACTTCCGGCGCGAGAGCGCGTGGACGACGCGCAGCGGCGGACCGCCCAGGTTCAGCACCCGGTGCTCTGCGTGTGCCGGCAGGCTCTTGAGCGCCCACGGCACGAAGAAGCGCGCCTCCGCAAGGCTCTGCTTCGAGCGGAAGCGGGTGCGCTCGAGCTCCTCCCACTCGTCACCGCCGAGGTATCGCTGCAGGATCGCGACCGCCGCCGACTCCTCGTGGGCCAGGTGGAACCCCAGCACCTCGACGAGGTCCCCGAGGGTGTCGCACAGCAGGTCGTGGGCGCGCTGGTCGGCCGCCTGCGACAGCCGCTCCAGCTCGGTGGTCGCCGCCGTGAGCAGCGGGTCGAGCACGGCGTGCTCGGCCTCCATCTCCTGAAGGACCCGCTCCGCCGCCGCGTCGGAGGCCGCGCGCACGCGCTCGAGCAGCAGCGGCCACAGGATCTCGTCCTCCTTGGCGTGGTGCTGGTGCAGCTCGTGCGTGAAGCGCTGC from Aeromicrobium phoceense encodes:
- a CDS encoding class I SAM-dependent methyltransferase → MSIASETRLTIAQAFDRLLRDGMPIRFEAFDGSSLGPEDSLLRLRLLNERGLAYLMTAPGDLGFARAYVSGDLEIDGVHPGDPYDIMVALMSRLRFRVPSAPEMVRIVRSLGLGNLKPPTPPTEEHLPKWRRALEGLRHSKTRDAEAIEHHYDVSNRFYELVLGPSMTYTCAVFPKADASLEEAQSEKYDLICRKLDLKAGDRLLDLGCGWGGMVRHAAQHYGVRALGVTLSREQAAWAGAAIEREGLSGLAEVRHSDYRDVTETGFDAISSIGLTEHIGVRNYAAYFDFARSRVKVDGRMLNHCITRRDNTGPANAGQFIDRYVFPDGELTGAGTIVTAMQDAGFEVRHLEDLRDHYALTLKAWCQNLVDHWDEALDEVTPGRAKVWGLYMAGSRLAFERNEIQLTHVLGVNTPADGNSSYPLRVDF
- a CDS encoding pirin family protein, which translates into the protein MPERVVRRAAERYRTVADGTETLHSFSYGRHYDAANVAFGPIVAINEERLAPGAGYDEHHHADADIVTWVLDGVLAHEDSTGQRGEVAPGLAQRLSAGSGVTHAERNASDSAPLRFVQMMLRSRNWDAPEYAQVQVPDGPGLHETVPVHADARLLVARPAEDPIEVVVADGALLHVARGPATVDGTLLESGDELRVDGATTLRLAGEGAEILVWRLVGPQR
- a CDS encoding nitroreductase/quinone reductase family protein: MVRRARRSGSAKLGPMRILALTTVGAKSGERREVPVAWFPGGDGSWLVVASANGAARNPAWYHNIAAHPDDVTIEIGDRRIAVAAEQLHGQDRADALASIISSAPNFASYNDKTDREIPVIRLTERPARQD
- a CDS encoding Na+/H+ antiporter subunit E is translated as MADRTRGLHPWHVPVILWLTVVWLLLWGELTPINLIGGLLVSAIIVVVFPFPRVSVDGTIRPWASVVLVSRFLADLSVASFNVAWLAVRPKAPPPSAVLRIDLVSHSELRQTLTGELVSLVPGSLLIELDSEGRRMWLHVLDAGSPERIETARRKARLQEHRLLKAIGTEAEISESERRLLEEHA
- the mnhG gene encoding monovalent cation/H(+) antiporter subunit G — translated: MDWTLVADVLSGTFLILGASFALVAAIGVVRFPDVLTRMHAATKPQTFGLLLILAGLALRIESLGDLTLVAVVALFQLLTAPVSAHMVGRAAFRADQVDREALVVDEGD
- the gluQRS gene encoding tRNA glutamyl-Q(34) synthetase GluQRS, which gives rise to MPAGRFAPSPSGDLHLGNLRTAILAWWFARSTGRPFLVRVEDLDRQRSRPEFEASQLADLAALGLAWEEPVVRQSERDPLYAAALERLTAEGLTFECFCTRREIAEAVSAPHAPPGSYPGTCRDLDEAERAARRAERAPALRLRARERAWTIRDALHGDVTGHVDDLVLRRGDGAHAYNLAVVVDDADQGVDQVVRGDDLLHAAPAQAYLTHELGVAPPTYAHVSLALNAEGRRLAKRDGPVTLRDLSPERAWDLIGASLGVGATSPEALLDELDLASLPREPWVVSL
- a CDS encoding monovalent cation/H+ antiporter complex subunit F, translated to MNFVGIVCAVLLGLTGLLCLVRIVRGPTMLDRTVASDVFVAACVGAIGVEAAIGRHNTTLPILVALALVAFLGSVSIARYAAQASGGGQ
- a CDS encoding cation:proton antiporter, with the translated sequence MEQEAATSLFWISLAMVAAPLLARLVRGRLVPEVVLLLGLGLVIGPFALDLAGMDPAIGMLRELGLAMLFLLAGYEIDIAELTGGAGRRAMLTWCLCLALAFGAVALLLGNRGSGEKDIALAIALTSTALGTLLPILRDGGMLSTPVGASVLRHGAFGELGPIVAIALALGARGSVASLVVLTVFVAIVGLLAVVVRRLRVGESRLRAALQEGAETTSQLPIRLTMLLLVSLGAVAVAFELDIVLAAFAAGFLLRFAIPEGWELIEHKLDGIAYGFLIPIFFVTSGMAIDPGAIVAAPATFATVIALILLVRGVPVFLASRFTGPADERFGNRDALSIGFYAATGLPIIVAVTSVAVDRDLMSTADASLLVAAGAVTVLVCPLLARLVGAPRVTAPEEPGR
- a CDS encoding FAD-binding oxidoreductase gives rise to the protein MRGWTKHANAVAALRASWDAIPPDQPVRLAKRTSNLFRPRSRPDGPGLDVSGLDGVIAIDPVAHTVDVQGMCTYERLVDETLAHGLMPTVVPQLRTITLGGAVTGLGIESTSLRLGLPHEAVLEMDVLTGSGEIVTATPDNEHAELFAAFPNSYGSLGYAVRLRIALEPAPAQVRLRHVRFASVVDAAKAIAEIADAGTWDGVAVDAVDGTAFTPDEVYLTLAQFTDGAGATSDYTGQDVFYRSIRERADDVLTIHDYLWRWDTDWFWCSGAFGAQHPLVRRVWPRRWRRSDVYHRIVGLDSKVGISRLLDKVRAVPGRERVIQDIEVPLERLDDFLTWFDREVGMRPVWLCPLRTRRAWPTYPLAPGEVYVNVGFWGTVVVPAGTAPGTVNRRVEAEVHRLGGHKSLYSEAFYDRQTFDSLYDTAGLDRVRDQYDPQARLHTLYDKAVRNS
- a CDS encoding hemerythrin domain-containing protein, whose translation is MTMMYVLHHAFRRDLRDFDRAAATTATGDAARWTLLAQRWQRFTHELHQHHAKEDEILWPLLLERVRAASDAAAERVLQEMEAEHAVLDPLLTAATTELERLSQAADQRAHDLLCDTLGDLVEVLGFHLAHEESAAVAILQRYLGGDEWEELERTRFRSKQSLAEARFFVPWALKSLPAHAEHRVLNLGGPPLRVVHALSRRKFAALEAEVFGQPG
- a CDS encoding metallopeptidase family protein, whose product is MIDLDADRFEQLVTAALAEVPAELADLLDNVVLFIEDDAPPHDPHLLGLYDGIPLTERDSTYAGVVPDRIFVYRHPTLAICDTEEDVVEEVRITVVHEIAHFFGIDDARLHELGYA
- a CDS encoding MDR family oxidoreductase is translated as MPETTFQAYQVTAPKQPAELVTLSRDDLGEGDLLVRVTHSSLNYKDGLAMLGKPGVVRTFPLTCGIDLAGEVVEAGGGFAEGDQVVLTGAELSETRPGGYSQYQRVEAESVVAAPERLGPWGAMAVGTGGLTAMLCVLRLEAAGVKPEDGPVLVTGATGGVGSFAVSILSRLGYEVHAATGKDSEHPYLTSLGAAQIIARDELSGEPRPLAKERWAAAVDSVGGTTLANVLSQISYGGSVAACGLAGGHGLPATVMPFILRNVALLGVDSVHATPEARAQAWARLDELFTADDLREVAVDAAFTDLPELSEKILAGQVRGRYVIDAAGA
- a CDS encoding phage holin family protein translates to MIRLLIRAAINLVSAAVGVLVANAVLDDLEVTASGFIITVVIFALAQAILSPFILVVVKRNAEAFLGGVGIVSTLVALWIASLFGDALTISGLSTWLIAAVIVWLAAALASFLLPFILLKAGVENARDRRA
- a CDS encoding exodeoxyribonuclease III; amino-acid sequence: MRIATWNVNSVRSRIGRVVSWLERHDVDVLAIQETKCREDQFPALELSALGYEYAHVGVNQWNGVAIISRVGLEDVERSFGVDQPMFEDLLEPRAIGATCGGVRMWSLYVPNGRDLDHAHYAYKLDWLARLRASGEAWLAKDPDAQIALTGDWNIAPQDDDVWDMAVFEGRTHVSPAERAAFAAIVDTGYADVVRPHTPGPGVYTYWDYTQLSFPKKKGMRIDFVLGSPALAARVEGAFIDREERKGKGASDHAPVVVDLAD